One genomic region from Ranitomeya variabilis isolate aRanVar5 unplaced genomic scaffold, aRanVar5.hap1 Scaffold_97, whole genome shotgun sequence encodes:
- the LOC143792896 gene encoding uncharacterized protein LOC143792896, with translation MSSRELRQLIMDNIAWMNRPENRNQSPVIGRLRSSQTRGGRIEDDRDYLPSPERRRRVRDPSRRSVREETRHRSRSPHRPLPDRPISPEPLPPTTRPDNLRPAEALPPTTRPDNLRPAEALPPTTLPDNLRPAEALPPTTLPDNLRPAEALPPTTLPDRHSSADASLPSSSNNRSGGNEAATTSGADPQPNFIPPSVGTDAENQAGLDSDEDTTPPQAAPLRRRGRRRGMTRIRQIERLPTRSATGQEEIPSCAICLGDYEVGEQLIVLPCRHLFHQSCITPWLRQNRYCPYCRQNCFQQNRQRRA, from the exons ATGAGTTCTCGGGAATTGAGGCAGCTGATCATGGACAACATTGCATGGATGAACCGGCCAGAAAACCGAA ATCAGAGCCCTGTGATCGGAAGACTCAGGTCGTCTCAGACAAGAGGAGGAAGGATTGAAGATGACAGAGATTATTTACCTTCTCCAGAGAGAAGAAGAAGAGTTAGAGACCCATCCAGGCGCTCAGTACGAGAGGAGACCAGACACAGGAGCCGTTCGCCACATAGGCCGCTACCTGACCGTCCCATCTCTCCTGagcctttaccaccgaccacgcgccctgacaatctcaggcctgcggaagctttaccaccgaccacgcgccctgacaatctcaggcctgcggaggCTTTACCACCAaccacgctccctgacaatctcaggcctgcggaagctttaccaccgaccacgctccctgacaatctcaggcctgcagaggctttaccaccgaccacgctccctgaccGTCACAGTTCTGCTGATGCGTCACTACCGAGCAGCAGCAATAACAGGAGTGGTGGAAATGAAGCGGCAACCACCTCCGGGGCCGATCCTCAGCCAAATTTTATTCCACCATCCGTCGGCACAGATGCTGAGAATCAGGCCGGATTAGATTCAGATGAGGATACAACACCACCGCAGGCTGCACCCCTGCGGAGGAGAGGACGGCGGAGAGGAATGACAAGGATACGGCAAATAGAACGCCTTCCTACCAGGAGCGCCACAGGCCAGGAGGAGATTCCTTCTTGTGCCATATGCCTAGGTGATTATGAAGTAGGTGAGCAGCTTATTGTGCTGCCCTGCCGACATCTTTTTCATCAGAGCTGCATTACACCATGGCTCCGCCAAAACCGCTACTGTCCTTACTGccgccaaaactgtttccaacagaaCAGACAGAGAAGAGCATAA